The Lactuca sativa cultivar Salinas chromosome 2, Lsat_Salinas_v11, whole genome shotgun sequence genome includes a window with the following:
- the LOC111909657 gene encoding pollen-specific leucine-rich repeat extensin-like protein 4, translated as MIIVSDPTKFLHKGSILESMYRSVSQESKLISEYKLLPPKNPRQLKPEMQAALDEVDKTAKRGKKVVDKKEAPEEPSSKPSKSKKSKADKGESSATKKIKKMARRNLTSSPSHSDPKDNQSAGDDDEGQHQGSPRGNTPPRSPTPEVLVNDFVPTPPLSPHKTTIQVTVAPPPPSSTPIVSTIAPPPPVISTPITTAPLPPPIFSNATVASIPIITSTVDSSVKVNTYYVGAKTEESPKVTTEPLSPTPYNDSNLVFGGADF; from the coding sequence ATGATCATCGTTTCTGATCCAACCAAGTTCTTGCACAAAGGGTCTATTCTAGAATCTATGTACCGGTCTGTCTCTCAGGAGAGTAAACTCATCTCTGAGTACAAATTGCTTCCTCCGAAGAATCCACGACAATTAAAGCCAGAGATGCAAGCTGCTTTAGACGAGGTGGATAAAACGGCTAAGCGAGGAAAGAAAGTTGTTGATAAGAAAGAAGCTCCCGAAGAGCCCTCTTCTAAACCCTCTAAGTCAAAGAAAAGTAAAGCTGACAAGGGTGAATCCTCTGCTACTAAGAAAATCAAGAAAATGGCTCGTAGAAATCTCACTTCTTCACCTTCCCATTCAGACCCGAAGGACAACCAGTCTGCAGGTGATGATGATGAAGGGCAACATCAAGGTTCGCCTAGGGGTAATACACCTCCTCGGTCTCCAACTCCTGAGGTTCTTGTTAATGATTTTGTTCCAACACCCCCTCTATCTCCACACAAGACAACCATTCAGGTCACTGTTGCTCCTCCACCCCCATCTTCAACACCAATAGTTTCCACTATTGCTCCACCACCACCTGTCATTTCTACTCCAATCACTACTGCCCCATTACCACCACCTATTTTCTCTAACGCAACCGTCGCCTCTATACCTATCATCACTTCAACCGTAGATTCTTCTGTCAAAGTCAACACATATTATGTGGGGGCGAAGACTGAAGAATCTCCTAAAGTCACCACAGAGCCTCTTTCACCAACTCCTTATAATGATTCTAATCTAGTTTTTGGAGGAGCTGATTTTTAA